ACGGGGAGCGTGGGAGTCTTGAAGGGTGTTCCTATTGGTGTCATTCCGAGCGAAAGCGAGGAATCTCCTCTTTTTAAAGTCAAGATCCTTCGTCGCTATCGCTCCACTTGACTTCGTCAAGGAAAAGAGTGCAGGATGACAAGTAAAAAGAAACTCAGGATGACCGAGTGCGCCGTCATTCTGACAAGGCATTTTTTGCCGAGGAAGAATTTCATCCTTTATTCGAGGGGGTGTAATAATCCCCCTCAACTTCAAGATTCTTCGCAAAATTTACACTGAGCGAAGCAAATGTGCTCAGGATGAAACAACGCTACAACTAAGCACCAAGGTAAGCTGCCTTAACTTTTGGGTCTTCTTTCACATCCTTTGCAGGACCTTCAAAGACAACATTACCAACTTCAAGTACATACGCATAGTGAGCAATTTCAAGCGCCATCTCTGCGTTCTGTTCAACAAGAAGCACAGTTTTACCTTCTTTATTGATTTTTACGATTGTTTTAAAAATCTCCTCAACAAGTACAGGAGCAAGTCCCATTGAAGGCTCATCCATCATAACAAGGTCGGTATCAATCATCAATGCTCTTCCAAAGGCTAACATCTGTTGCTCTCCACCGGAGAGAGTGCCTGCAAGTTGTTTTTCACGTTCTTTTAAACGTGGAAACAATTCAAAAACGTCTTCAAGTTTTTCTTCAAATCGTTTTTTATCTTTAAGCGTCCAGGCTGCAAGTTCAAGGTTTTCTCTAACCGTTAAATCAGGGAACACTCTTCTTCCTTCGGGAACATGGGCAACACCAAGTCCAACAATTAAATGGGGTTCCATCTTTGTAATATCAATATCTTTGAAAAATATAGAACCTGCTCTTGGTTTAACAAGTCCAGAGATGGTCCTGAGAGTTGTTGTTTTACCTGCTCCATTTGCTCCAATAAGAGTAACTATTGTTCCAGCTTTCACTTCAAAACTAATGCCTTTCAAAGCCTTAATTGCTCCATAGTAAACTTCAAGATTGCTAACCTTTAACATTTGCTTTCCTCCCCAAATATGCCTCAATAACACGAGGATTATTCTGAATCTCGTTAGGAGTTCCTTCTGCAATTGTTTCA
Above is a genomic segment from Caldisericaceae bacterium containing:
- a CDS encoding ABC transporter ATP-binding protein → MLKVSNLEVYYGAIKALKGISFEVKAGTIVTLIGANGAGKTTTLRTISGLVKPRAGSIFFKDIDITKMEPHLIVGLGVAHVPEGRRVFPDLTVRENLELAAWTLKDKKRFEEKLEDVFELFPRLKEREKQLAGTLSGGEQQMLAFGRALMIDTDLVMMDEPSMGLAPVLVEEIFKTIVKINKEGKTVLLVEQNAEMALEIAHYAYVLEVGNVVFEGPAKDVKEDPKVKAAYLGA